CGTGGCTACGACTCCGAAGCCAATGCGGTGGAGAGCAAAGGACGGGCCGTGAAGCGGCGGCGGACGACAACCACGCAAGATTTCTCGCAGCAGTCtgacgaagaggaggatgatgacaaaaaaaacctcGAACACAAAGACAAAGACAGCGAGGATGAAAACGGCGGCGCAAGTCTAGAAGATTCAACAAAACCCAGCACCAAATCAGCCAAGTCGCTCAAAGCAAAGGGCAAGCTCGCTAAGCTGTCGAAACTAGCCACCGGCAAAGCACCCAAGAAACCCCGTTcgggtgtcatttacttttcttctctcccgcCATACCTTAAACCTTTCGCCCTGAAAGCAATGCTTGAGAAGAGAGGGTTCGGAGGTATCACGAAGATTTTCCTAGCGCCTCTTCTCCCCTCTGCAGCCGGTCAGCGCAGCCGCTCGAATAAGAGAAAGCTCTACACGGAAGGATGGATCGAGTTTGAGTCCAAAAAGACGGCCAAGATCTGCGCGGAGACATTGAATGCGACAATTGTTGGTGGTTTGAAGTCAAGCTGTGAGTCTGCCGGCCTTTTCGCCCTTGAATGAATCCCTGCTATTTCACAATAAAAGCTGACAAGTGCTATGATCCAAAGGGTATCACGATGATGTGTGGAACATCAAATATCTCTCACGATACTCCTGGGAGGATCTCATGCAATCTGTACAACGAGAGAGATCCGAAAGGGAAAGCAAGAGGAAGATTGCCGATGCTCGCGAAGCCAAGGAAGCTAAAATGTTCATTGCGGGTGTTGAGAGTGGTCGTATTGCTGACGGTATGGCGAAAAAGAATGaggagaagatgaggaggaggTTGGAGGCGGCTGGCGATGGGGATAAGGAACTGCCGCAGCTCAAGGCTGCGCAATCTACGAGAAGGCGGTTCCATTTCCAGCAGAATGAGGTTGTTAAGGGGTCGAAGGATGGTGTTATGGCTGATGATGCAAAGCGGGTACTTGGGAAGATCTTCTAAGTTAGGATCTCattcttcttgtttttcaTTGGCTTTTATGGTCTCTGGTCTGTCCATCTCATCCATTTGACCTACTTAATGTTTACGTGTACTTCAAGAGGAAAAAGAGCCCTGTCCATATGAGAATGGAGGAAGGTACTGCCACATGAACATCTGAGATCTACAAGACCAGAGGAAACGCCATTTCTCTGTGTAGTTGTCTCATGAAGGAAACAAGAGTTAATATTGCAGACTTGATGTCCACAGGACAATTTGGTTTGAAAATGTTGGTCCCATCGCAGTTTCCAAGTTACTCGAGAGACTTGGAACATGGCAGGAGTCAGTTATTTGATACCAGTCGTCCTAGGGCGACTTGTTCTGAGGCTGCCCCCAGTCTGCCCCAAGCAGGTAATACTTGCCTCTTTCATCTTGTTCACTCTTAATATTGGTTCTTTTTCAGGACATAACAATGATCAGATGTTAATCAATTCTTATTGTCGTGAAACTGGCTGAGGATAGAATGACGGGCTACGGTAACTCCGACACAGTCCCCAAGACTACCACTTACATTTACAGTACTCCTATAATCTACTCCCCATTCATCTTCAGAATCCCAATCAGCTTCGTGCTCTGGTTGTGATTCATTTTCATCTGAAGCAATTGATCCATTCCATCCTAGAATAAGAATTTGGCATCTCCATGCTGTACGTTGCACGTATCGTTTGAAACCATGAACTTTTTGATTGAAAACCCAGAAACACAAACGCCAACCGGTGCCATGATCATCAATGGTAACATTCGGATTGCTACTCGTTGTCCTCCATGTTCAActcatcaaagtcatcaagcAGCTCATCCATGTTGATTTTCGGCAAGGCTTGTCCATCCTCGTCCAtgtcatcatcaccatcctCATCCATCTGGTCTGCCCTGACCTGGTACTGGCGGTTTTTGTACAGATCGAGGGTTTGACGCAGTTcctgatcttcttcaacgTCACGCAAGAACATTTCGTAATCTTGTTCCATCCtagcctgctcctgctcctggcgCTTGCTTGTGGGAACGTTGACCACAGCGGCAGTCGCCTCCTCTTCGTGCTCGCGAGCCATGCGCTTCAAACGCCAGCTGCGGGCCTTGGACTTCTTGCTGCGGACATAGTGCTTCTTGATAAGGACCACATCCGGAATTGTTGAGCTGTACTGGTTGCTGTTCTCAATTGCTTCGAATTGATCATTGTTGAACTGGGTTCCTGACAAATGGTACCCGAGAACAGAATCACCCACGTGTAGAACACCACCGAGGTGAGTCCGTGTGAAATAGGTGATATCGTTGGATCCTAGATCCGAAGCACGAGCAACTGTGGCCTCAGATAGGAGGTACCGACCATTAGAGTGGCCGGTGGATTCAATGTCTAAGACGATAAATTCCCTCAGCTCGGTGGTATCCGCAAGATTCGGGAATGGCTGGCGCCAGTAAGTGCTAGTAGGAAGATCGGTTGTCCGCAGGGTGCAAGGGTCCAAAAGATTGATAGACGTGCCTACCCGGTTACAGATAGCGAGCGGGCTTATGTCAGACAACGAGCGGGCCAGCTTAATCGGTAAAGCAACCAGATCGTCCTTGCAGATAGGGATGATCTCAACGCTAAAATTGAACTTGTAGTTCGCAACGCTTGTGTGTATATCCATTGAGATCAGCTCGTGGGATTTTTTGCATCTAACCGGAATATTTCTGGATTGCTGTCAGTGAACTTGCACCTATTGGTAGATGGAAGGGAGACACCAACTTTTCTAAGAATGAAAGCATGCGTTCGGCTTCATTCCTctttgaaaagaagaaatcaAGGCCCTCGTGTACTTCCTTGATATTGACAGTATCCCTGTGGGCATTGTGCTTGAGAATAAGCTGTTCCAGGTACAAAAATGTCCGCTTGTGAGGGACCTTCTGCCGGACTTGCACTGATGCTTCCCATGAGTGATGCGTATAGCTCTTGGCACATCTAGGGCTATTAGTATCTATTTTCCCACTTGGATTCAGGCCAATTGGTTGGGGAGGACTTTGACATACCCAGAACACTGCTGATTGGCAATAACATATTCAACCTCAAATTGCTGTTGTACAATAGTGCCTTGGAAGGCCTCCGCTTGTGGGTTGTTAGCTTCTATCTCACGGCCGGATGATGTATTGAATTGCCGAATGCTTGCGGCGACCTTCATCGGTAGGGGTTTGAACTAACTTTGTATAGTGATTTTCAAACGCAGTCGCTTGCTATGGGGTTCCGTCCAAATAAAGCTAGCATCGATGATTCGGACTTTGTTTAGGCCACGGAGCTTGCGTAGACAAATGGCGAGTAGTTCCTTCGACTCGAGAGCTGCGACGACCCAGCTGTTGGGGGGCTGTAGCCACCGTTCACAATCCCTACAGCAGTGAATCACGGCTTCTCTTTGCACCTATAAGCCAGAAAGAGTTCATGTCAGCTGGAACAAATTATGGACATTTAGGAAAGCTTCTTTTGACAAAGCCCACAAATGGAGTTATACATACACCTCC
Above is a window of Penicillium digitatum chromosome 2, complete sequence DNA encoding:
- a CDS encoding Nucleotide-binding, alpha-beta plait, which translates into the protein MTTRKHNDFLDIAASDDEASGSDRGYDSEANAVESKGRAVKRRRTTTTQDFSQQSDEEEDDDKKNLEHKDKDSEDENGGASLEDSTKPSTKSAKSLKAKGKLAKLSKLATGKAPKKPRSGVIYFSSLPPYLKPFALKAMLEKRGFGGITKIFLAPLLPSAAGQRSRSNKRKLYTEGWIEFESKKTAKICAETLNATIVGGLKSSWYHDDVWNIKYLSRYSWEDLMQSVQRERSERESKRKIADAREAKEAKMFIAGVESGRIADGMAKKNEEKMRRRLEAAGDGDKELPQLKAAQSTRRRFHFQQNEVVKGSKDGVMADDAKRVLGKIF
- a CDS encoding NMD3 yields the protein MSMDLDEPVYFAQQEKVAATILCCNCGAAIDGTLSAGALCSDCIRLTVDVAGGVQREAVIHCCRDCERWLQPPNSWVVAALESKELLAICLRKLRGLNKVRIIDASFIWTEPHSKRLRLKITIQTEAFQGTIVQQQFEVEYVIANQQCSGCAKSYTHHSWEASVQVRQKVPHKRTFLYLEQLILKHNAHRDTVNIKEVHEGLDFFFSKRNEAERMLSFLEKNIPVRCKKSHELISMDIHTSVANYKFNFSVEIIPICKDDLVALPIKLARSLSDISPLAICNRVGTSINLLDPCTLRTTDLPTSTYWRQPFPNLADTTELREFIVLDIESTGHSNGRYLLSEATVARASDLGSNDITYFTRTHLGGVLHVGDSVLGYHLSGTQFNNDQFEAIENSNQYSSTIPDVVLIKKHYVRSKKSKARSWRLKRMAREHEEEATAAVVNVPTSKRQEQEQARMEQDYEMFLRDVEEDQELRQTLDLYKNRQYQVRADQMDEDGDDDMDEDGQALPKINMDELLDDFDELNMEDNE